The following proteins are co-located in the Tetrapisispora phaffii CBS 4417 chromosome 4, complete genome genome:
- the YLH47 gene encoding Ylh47p (similar to Saccharomyces cerevisiae YLH47 (YPR125W); ancestral locus Anc_3.461) — protein MLNHGRLLGKQSLSNSTQLLYFKTTQATFVEKLSSRVAICSRSFSNSHWVELEKLDKKKDILVTEKVVNPSLWVRIKQEASHYWHGTKLLGLEMKISSRLLTKMTAGYRLTRREQLQFKRTTSDVIRLVPFAAFILIPFAELLLPVALKLFPNLLPSTYESKKDKQSKLDTLRKTRIDVSQMIKEQPSFLHPINITDGQKTMFKRFYKHVRETGEPESREQLLQVARLFTDDTILDNVTRPYLVALAKYINLQPFGTDNMLRYRIRTKMSELKKDDLTIYYEGLGQLSEAELRNACASRGMNIVGVPTSILKDNMSVWLQMRVRDKIPSSLLTMACAFNYGDAKSAKPLYEALCDVLSSIPDELYHEIKVNVIKEDKLSSKQKLVQLQEQNELMKEEAQQDKNSEISVNDDLSLDELDKSTEMKIKNTRKPN, from the coding sequence atgtTAAATCACGGTCGCCTTCTAGGAAAACAATCATTATCCAATTCAACACAATTGTTGTACTTTAAAACTACGCAAGCAACTTTTGTTGAAAAGTTATCTTCTAGAGTTGCAATTTGTTCACGTAGTTTCTCTAATTCCCATTGGGTCGAATTAGAGAAACTGGATAAAAAAAAGGACATATTAGTTACTGAAAAGGTGGTAAACCCATCACTGTGGGTAAGAATAAAACAAGAGGCCAGTCATTATTGGCATGGCACAAAACTGCTAGGtttagaaatgaaaatatcatcTAGGTTATTGACTAAAATGACAGCGGGATATCGTCTGACTCGTAGAGAGCAACTGCAGTTTAAAAGAACTACTTCAGATGTTATTAGGTTAGTCCCATTTGCAgcatttattttaattccATTTGCAGAACTTCTTTTACCAGTTGCTCTGAAACTATTCCCAAATCTGTTACCATCAACCTATGAATCAAAAAAGGATAAACAATCGAAATTAGATACTTTAAGAAAGACAAGAATTGACGTCTCTCAGATGATTAAAGAGCAACCTTCATTCCTTCACCCAATAAATATTACAGATGGACAAAAAACCATGTTTAAACGTTTTTACAAACATGTACGTGAAACTGGGGAGCCAGAAAGTAGGGAGCAATTGCTTCAAGTAGCTAGATTATTCACAGATGACACCATTTTGGATAATGTCACTAGACCATACTTGGTTGCATTAGCAAAGTATATCAATTTGCAACCTTTTGGCACTGATAATATGTTACGTTATAGGATCAGAACAAAGATGTCggaattgaaaaaagatgATTTGACTATATATTATGAAGGTTTAGGTCAATTGTCTGAAGCTGAATTAAGAAATGCATGTGCATCAAGAGGTATGAATATTGTCGGTGTTCCTACCTCAATCCTGAAAGATAATATGAGCGTCTGGTTGCAAATGAGAGTTCGTGATAAAATACCCTCTAGTCTTTTAACAATGGCTTGTGCTTTTAATTATGGGGATGCTAAATCTGCAAAGCCATTATATGAGGCCCTTTGTGATGTTTTAAGTAGCATCCCTGATGAATTGTATCATGAGATTAAAGTCAATGTTATAAAAGAGGATAAGTTGTCATCTAAACAAAAACTTGTTCAATTACAAGaacaaaatgaattaatgaAAGAGGAAGCTCAGCAAGACAAAAATTCCGAAATTTCAGTTAACGATGATTTAAGTTTAGATGAACTTGACAAATCTACAGAAATGAAGATTAAAAATACCAGGAAACCAAATTGA
- the ANT1 gene encoding Ant1p (similar to Saccharomyces cerevisiae ANT1 (YPR128C); ancestral locus Anc_3.463), whose amino-acid sequence MESFENALVGAVSSALANITVYPLDLTKTVIQSQIKFQKTEEKKSEQGEEDVKSENEVYTGTLDCLRRIYMEKGIAGLYQGMSASIVNSFAQTFFYFFCYNVIKSRYSKLRFLLKLTKKKRFSSIEELSLGIVAAILCQVFTTPIAVISTRQQTTGNTEDAKLENIIKDIIKENNGELHGFWKGLKVSMALSVNPSITYTAFGKLNELLIAARRATSKDGNKINANISALSNFFLGMLSKMISTVITQPLIVSKASLQSANSKFSNFQDVLTYLYTSEGLLSLWKGLGPQLAKGVIVQGLLFMYKGEITKCIRHLSNVQKKN is encoded by the coding sequence ATGGAGTCATTTGAAAATGCTTTAGTTGGTGCTGTTTCTTCTGCTTTGGCAAATATAACCGTTTATCCACTGGACTTGACAAAGACTGTTATTCAGTCGCAAATTAAATTTCAGAAGACCGAGGAAAAGAAATCGGAACAGGGAGAGGAGGACGTCAAGTCTGAGAATGAGGTCTATACGGGCACTCTAGATTGTTTAAGGAGGATATATATGGAAAAAGGTATAGCTGGATTATACCAAGGCATGTCTGCATCCATTGTAAATAGTTTTGCGCAGACGTTCTTCTATTTTTTCTGTTACAATGTAATCAAAAGCAGGTATAGTAAGCTGagatttttattgaaattgacGAAAAAGAAACGGTTCAGTTCGATCGAGGAGTTATCACTAGGGATAGTTGCTGCAATTTTATGTCAAGTATTCACTACTCCAATTGCTGTTATTTCAACAAGACAGCAGACCACTGGGAATACAGAGGATGCAAAGTTGGAAAATATCATCAAGGATATAATAAAGGAGAATAATGGAGAACTTCATGGTTTTTGGAAAGGGTTAAAAGTTTCAATGGCTTTGTCAGTGAACCCATCGATTACATATACCGCCTTTGGTAAGCTCAATGAACTTTTGATTGCTGCAAGAAGAGCAACATCAAAGGATGGAAACAAAATCAATGCCAATATTTCAGCACTCAGTAACTTTTTCTTAGGAATGCTGTCCAAAATGATTTCAACAGTTATAACTCAACCTCTGATTGTGTCCAAGGCCTCATTACAGAGTGCTAATTCTAAATTCTCAAACTTTCAAGATGTATTGACCTACTTGTATACTTCTGAGGGTTTACTATCTTTATGGAAAGGCTTAGGTCCCCAATTGGCCAAGGGTGTTATCGTCCAGGGCCTCTTATTTATGTACAAGGgagaaattacaaaatgCATAAGGCATTTATCCAATGTgcagaaaaagaattaa